In Sorghum bicolor cultivar BTx623 chromosome 10, Sorghum_bicolor_NCBIv3, whole genome shotgun sequence, one genomic interval encodes:
- the LOC110431141 gene encoding hepatoma-derived growth factor-related protein 2-like: MSVRLVATDDWCPSSMTERRLLELEREGLLRPRTSSSQPEWIAPAADHRDPRPPTGYVGPIDVRSSRPPVKEDEVDRNKRRQSAEKQKSTKDSEKKKEKTKNLDRQALKRTLEQAQPSMAKRLKVGAASKDLGSSDPRPPTGAESAPPRPLAGKSAPSSPKRVEAPRPQGQEGAPEPPRSGVEVDPITISDGSGGDGSSRDARPMDEEIEASPTARRTPWPVGLHSVEEQRKKEEKEREQKTRQQPQEEQQLQLKGGEEGQPSAGPQLEELLEQDRRQGPQEP, translated from the exons ATGtctgtgagactcgtcgccaCCGACGACTGGTGCCCAtcatcgatgacggagcgccggctgttggagctcgagagggaggggcttCTGCGCCCCCGCACTTCATCGTCGCAGCCGGAGTGGATTGCGCCGGCAGCGGACCACCGGGACCCCAGGCCGCCCACTGGCTatgtg GGGCCGATCGAcgttcggtcctcgaggcctccagtaaaggaggacgaggtcgaccgcaACAAGCGGCGCCAGTCCGCTGAGAAGCAGAAGTCCACAAAGGActcagaaaagaagaaagagaagacgaaaaatctcgaccgccaagc gttgaagcggacgctcgagcaggctcAGCCCTCGATGGCTaagaggctcaaggtgggagcggcTTCCAAGGATTTGG GCTCCTCCGATCCTCGACCGCCGACCGGTGCTGAGAGCGCCCCGCCCCGTCCCCTGGCAGGTAAGTCTGCCCCATCGTCGCCAAAGCGGGTCGAGGCGCCTCGCCCCCaagggcaggagggagcccccgagcctccccggtCGGGGGTTGAGGTAgatcctatcactataagtgaCGGGTCTGGCGGCGATGGGTCTTCGAGGGACGCCCGCCCTATGGACGAGGAGATCGAGGCCTCTCCCACCGCGAGGCGGACACCTTGGCCCGTCGGGCTCCACTCTGTTGAAGAGCAGAGGAAGAAAGAGGAAAAAGAGCGTGAGCAGAAGACGCGGCAACAGCCGCAGGAGGAACAGCAGCTGCAGCTGAAAGGAGGAGAGGAGGGGCAGCCATCAGCAGGTccccagctcgaggagctgctggagcaggaccgTCGCCAGGGGCCGCAGGAGCCCTAG